Proteins encoded by one window of Terrisporobacter glycolicus ATCC 14880 = DSM 1288:
- the prdD gene encoding proline reductase cluster protein PrdD → MSEEINLRRLVIKSYHINEVEFGTENNVFLDGKLTVCKDMLEDLIESEPLIKDINVQIIKPGDHDRFTNTMMDIVPISTKVLGKIGEGITHTLTGVYVMLTGVDVNGIQTAEFGSSEGNLKEQLFLNRPGTPGDSDYIISFDVTLAEGQGQVRPGPTAAHRACDKFCNEFRAKLKKLNGHKFTERHEFYDKVKPGKKKVVIIKQVAGQGAMYDTQLFSHEPSAIEGGRSIIDMGNVPMIVTPNEYRDGALRCMC, encoded by the coding sequence ATGAGTGAGGAAATCAACCTACGTCGCCTTGTGATTAAGTCATACCACATAAACGAAGTAGAATTTGGGACAGAAAATAACGTTTTTTTAGACGGAAAACTTACAGTTTGTAAAGATATGTTAGAAGATCTAATAGAGTCAGAACCTTTAATAAAAGACATCAACGTTCAAATAATAAAACCAGGGGATCATGATAGATTTACAAATACTATGATGGATATTGTTCCAATTTCAACTAAAGTTTTAGGTAAAATTGGAGAAGGAATAACTCATACTTTAACTGGTGTTTATGTAATGCTTACTGGTGTAGACGTAAATGGAATACAAACTGCTGAGTTTGGTTCTTCTGAGGGCAATTTAAAAGAACAATTATTCTTAAATAGACCAGGTACTCCTGGAGATAGTGACTATATAATTTCATTTGATGTAACTTTAGCTGAGGGCCAAGGACAAGTTAGACCAGGACCTACTGCTGCTCATAGAGCTTGTGATAAGTTCTGTAATGAATTTAGAGCTAAGTTAAAAAAATTAAATGGTCACAAGTTTACTGAACGTCATGAGTTTTATGACAAAGTAAAACCAGGTAAGAAGAAGGTAGTTATTATAAAACAAGTAGCAGGTCAAGGTGCTATGTATGATACTCAACTATTCTCCCATGAGCCAAGTGCAATTGAAGGTGGAAGAAGTATTATAGATATGGGTAATGTACCTATGATTGTAACACCAAATGAATATAGAGACGGCGCTCTTCGCTGTATGTGCTAA
- a CDS encoding glycine/sarcosine/betaine reductase component B subunit has protein sequence MGIGPSTKETTLHHFRDPLLDVVSNDDDIDLLGIIVVGTPQDNEDKLFVGTKAASWAEAMRADGAILSCDGWGNSHVDFANTVEQVATRGIPVVGLTFVGTVAQFVVVNEYMDTIVDMNKNPEGIESEIVGENEVTELEAKKALAFLKLKMRKYGK, from the coding sequence ATGGGAATAGGACCATCTACTAAAGAAACTACTCTACATCACTTTAGAGATCCTCTACTTGATGTGGTAAGTAATGATGACGATATCGATTTATTAGGAATTATAGTTGTGGGAACTCCACAAGATAACGAAGATAAGTTATTTGTGGGAACAAAGGCTGCGTCTTGGGCTGAAGCCATGAGAGCAGACGGAGCAATACTTTCATGTGATGGTTGGGGAAACTCTCACGTTGACTTTGCCAACACTGTTGAACAAGTAGCAACTAGAGGAATTCCTGTTGTTGGACTTACTTTTGTTGGAACTGTAGCTCAATTTGTTGTTGTAAATGAGTATATGGATACAATAGTTGATATGAATAAAAACCCTGAAGGAATTGAAAGTGAAATAGTTGGTGAAAATGAAGTAACTGAATTAGAGGCTAAGAAGGCTCTTGCTTTCCTAAAACTTAAAATGAGAAAATACGGAAAATAA
- a CDS encoding DUF3343 domain-containing protein, with protein MREKQLRLIVTFNTTTGAMAMEKACKSESVPGRLIPVPRQISAGCGLSWLCNKEDKEKVESLINNNNLDFQNIHEIMM; from the coding sequence ATGAGAGAAAAACAATTAAGACTAATAGTAACTTTCAATACAACAACAGGAGCAATGGCAATGGAAAAAGCCTGCAAAAGTGAAAGTGTACCAGGAAGATTAATACCAGTACCAAGACAAATATCTGCAGGATGTGGCCTTTCATGGCTTTGTAACAAAGAAGACAAAGAAAAAGTAGAAAGTCTTATAAATAATAATAATTTAGATTTTCAAAATATACATGAAATAATGATGTAG
- a CDS encoding aminotransferase class V-fold PLP-dependent enzyme: MIYLDNAATTMKKPQCVIDAVVNAMTHMGNAGRGANEASLDASRIIYDTREKISNLVNLKNPSRVAFTCNSTESLNIAIKGILTNKDHAITTSLEHNSVLRPLYELEEKGMELSVVQCDENGNINYDDFEKLIKENTKAIVCTHASNLVGNVLDVKKIGEIAKNHNLVFIVDASQSAGVFEIDMQDMNIDILCFTGHKGLLGPQGTGGLCVREGINVKPLKVGGSGVNTFSKTQPEAMPTILEAGTLNGHAIAGLNAALDYLKEEGIENIQKIEEELMFRFYNGIKDIKDIKIYGNFENKRAAIVAFNVGDIDSAAFSDELSLYHDISTRPGAHCAPLMHKAMNTVEQGAVRFSFSHYNTEEEIDTAINAVKEIASSY; encoded by the coding sequence ATGATATATTTAGATAATGCAGCTACAACTATGAAAAAACCACAGTGCGTTATAGACGCAGTAGTAAATGCTATGACACATATGGGAAATGCAGGTCGTGGAGCCAATGAAGCCTCACTAGATGCGTCTAGAATAATTTATGATACAAGAGAAAAAATTTCAAATTTAGTTAATTTAAAAAATCCATCAAGAGTTGCCTTTACATGTAACTCAACAGAAAGTTTAAACATTGCAATAAAAGGTATATTAACAAATAAAGATCATGCAATAACAACATCTTTAGAGCACAACTCAGTACTTCGTCCATTATATGAATTAGAGGAAAAAGGAATGGAACTTTCTGTTGTACAATGTGACGAGAATGGAAATATAAACTATGATGATTTTGAAAAATTAATAAAAGAAAATACAAAAGCTATAGTTTGTACTCATGCATCAAATTTAGTAGGAAATGTGTTGGATGTGAAAAAAATAGGAGAAATAGCTAAAAATCATAACTTAGTATTTATAGTAGATGCATCACAAAGTGCAGGCGTTTTCGAGATAGATATGCAGGATATGAATATAGATATTCTTTGTTTCACTGGACATAAAGGACTTCTAGGACCTCAAGGAACAGGAGGACTTTGTGTAAGAGAAGGAATAAATGTGAAACCTTTAAAAGTTGGTGGGAGTGGAGTTAATACTTTTTCAAAAACTCAACCAGAAGCCATGCCAACTATATTAGAAGCAGGAACTCTAAATGGACATGCCATAGCCGGACTAAATGCAGCACTTGACTATTTAAAAGAAGAAGGAATTGAAAACATTCAAAAAATAGAAGAAGAATTAATGTTTAGATTTTATAACGGAATAAAAGATATAAAAGACATTAAAATCTACGGAAACTTTGAAAATAAAAGAGCAGCCATAGTTGCTTTTAACGTAGGAGATATAGACTCAGCAGCATTTTCTGATGAATTAAGCTTATATCATGATATTTCTACAAGACCAGGAGCGCACTGCGCACCACTTATGCATAAAGCAATGAATACAGTAGAGCAAGGTGCCGTAAGATTTTCTTTTTCACACTATAACACAGAAGAAGAAATAGATACTGCCATAAATGCAGTCAAAGAAATAGCATCAAGTTATTAA
- a CDS encoding selenium metabolism-associated LysR family transcriptional regulator produces the protein MNLKQLESFALIIESRSFSQAAKKLFLTQPTISSHISLLEKELNTQLLIRTTKDVHPTEDGKKLYVYAKQILNIQNTIFQEFNVKCEGSNLLTLGASTIPEQYILPEVLPKYIRKNKSELKILQGDSSEVINQIINKEVEVGLVGTEMENSSLIFEPFYRDKLVIITPVNEKYMKMKEEGFHVSDLLKEPIIMREEGSGTRKEIREFLKAHNFDINNLNVIATLNSIEAIKKSVQNNMGISIVSNLSLEDFATDNKVLVFEFEEMDMYRNLYIVRNKEMYMSKCALKFIKFIREFFN, from the coding sequence ATGAATTTAAAACAATTAGAATCATTTGCATTGATAATAGAAAGTAGAAGTTTTTCTCAGGCTGCAAAGAAACTATTTTTAACGCAGCCTACCATATCTTCTCATATTTCTTTATTAGAAAAAGAGTTAAATACTCAACTTCTTATAAGAACTACGAAGGATGTACATCCAACAGAAGATGGGAAAAAGTTATATGTTTATGCAAAGCAAATATTAAATATTCAAAACACAATTTTTCAAGAATTTAATGTAAAATGCGAAGGAAGTAACTTGTTAACCCTAGGGGCATCGACTATTCCAGAACAATATATACTTCCAGAAGTTTTACCAAAATATATAAGAAAAAATAAAAGTGAGTTAAAAATACTTCAAGGAGATTCCAGTGAAGTTATAAATCAAATCATAAATAAAGAAGTAGAAGTTGGTTTAGTTGGAACAGAAATGGAAAACTCATCTTTAATATTTGAACCATTTTACAGAGATAAATTAGTTATTATAACACCTGTAAATGAAAAATATATGAAAATGAAGGAAGAAGGTTTTCATGTAAGTGACTTATTAAAAGAACCAATAATAATGAGAGAAGAAGGATCTGGAACAAGAAAAGAAATAAGAGAATTTTTGAAAGCTCATAACTTTGATATAAACAACTTAAATGTAATAGCAACACTAAACTCTATAGAAGCAATAAAAAAATCTGTACAAAACAACATGGGTATTTCCATAGTATCTAATTTATCACTAGAAGATTTTGCAACAGATAACAAAGTTTTAGTGTTTGAGTTTGAAGAAATGGACATGTATAGAAATTTATATATAGTGAGAAATAAGGAAATGTATATGTCAAAATGTGCACTTAAATTTATTAAATTTATAAGAGAATTTTTTAACTAG
- the selB gene encoding selenocysteine-specific translation elongation factor, which translates to MKNIIIGTAGHIDHGKTALIRALTGKETDRWEEEKRRGITIDLGFTYFDLPSGDRAGIIDVPGHEKFVNNMLAGVIGMDLVMLVVAADEGMMPQTREHVDIMSQLGVEKSIVVLNKCDLVDDEWKELVKEEIKEELIGSVFENANMIEVSSVTGEGIDDLIQEIVHMTKDEVTEKDINTIPRLPIDRSFSISGFGTIVTGTLISGSIKKDDELEIYPTGKKAKIRSIQVHGKDVKECFAGQRSAINISNFKKDEIKRGYVLAPPNSLEDTMMLDVKLNVLNSSERILSNRCRLHLFTGTSEVLCRAVLLDVQEASPGDSCYAQLRLEEKIAVRRGDKFIVRFYSPLETVGGGVILDANPTKKTPFNNAQLEEIKRKEEGSYSDIVELLVKKHPEMITIKEIGKLTGLSVEEVSECINELKEENLVLTYEMKKDIYVYHSSEEMRLKRDTMEFVEDFHRENPYKFGVGKSLLKAKLYPKIKQNVFDQIVYKFICENEIKKYKEYLSLNDFEINKDKIFQNVEKTLVNTYKKAEFDFVRLSEINFNKDENIVKDVLNILIDEEKIVKINEEMFTLKSLMDKAEVIVREKLEQDNLITISQLRDALNTSRKSAKPMLEYFDNMKITRKNGSESERVAY; encoded by the coding sequence ATGAAAAATATTATAATTGGAACAGCAGGGCATATAGACCACGGAAAAACTGCTTTAATTAGAGCATTAACAGGCAAAGAAACAGACAGGTGGGAAGAAGAAAAAAGAAGAGGAATTACCATAGATCTTGGATTTACGTATTTTGATTTACCAAGTGGAGATAGAGCCGGAATAATAGACGTTCCAGGCCATGAAAAGTTTGTAAATAATATGCTTGCAGGAGTTATAGGAATGGACCTTGTTATGCTTGTTGTTGCAGCAGATGAAGGAATGATGCCACAAACTCGTGAGCATGTGGACATTATGAGCCAACTTGGTGTTGAAAAGAGTATAGTAGTTTTAAATAAATGTGACTTAGTTGATGATGAATGGAAAGAGCTAGTAAAAGAAGAGATTAAAGAAGAATTAATAGGTTCAGTATTTGAAAATGCCAATATGATAGAAGTATCATCTGTAACAGGAGAAGGCATAGATGATTTAATACAAGAAATCGTTCATATGACAAAGGATGAAGTAACTGAAAAAGATATAAATACTATACCTCGTCTTCCAATTGACAGAAGTTTTAGTATATCAGGTTTTGGAACCATAGTAACAGGAACTTTAATCTCAGGAAGTATAAAAAAAGATGATGAATTAGAAATTTATCCTACTGGTAAAAAAGCTAAAATACGAAGCATTCAGGTCCATGGGAAAGATGTGAAAGAATGTTTTGCTGGACAAAGAAGTGCCATAAATATTTCAAACTTTAAAAAAGATGAAATAAAAAGAGGATACGTATTAGCACCACCAAACTCCTTGGAAGATACAATGATGCTAGATGTAAAATTAAATGTGCTAAATTCCAGTGAAAGAATTTTATCAAATAGATGTAGACTTCATTTATTTACGGGAACTTCAGAAGTTTTATGTAGAGCTGTACTACTAGACGTACAAGAGGCATCGCCAGGAGACTCTTGTTATGCTCAACTTAGATTGGAAGAAAAAATAGCCGTAAGAAGAGGAGATAAATTTATAGTTCGTTTCTATTCGCCTTTAGAAACAGTTGGAGGAGGGGTTATACTAGACGCCAATCCTACAAAGAAGACACCTTTCAATAATGCACAACTAGAAGAAATAAAAAGAAAAGAAGAAGGGTCCTATAGTGATATAGTTGAGTTATTAGTAAAAAAACACCCAGAAATGATAACTATAAAAGAAATCGGAAAACTAACAGGACTTTCTGTAGAAGAAGTTAGTGAATGTATAAATGAATTAAAAGAAGAAAATTTAGTTTTAACTTATGAAATGAAGAAAGATATCTACGTATATCATAGTAGTGAAGAAATGAGATTAAAAAGAGATACGATGGAATTTGTGGAAGATTTCCACAGAGAAAATCCATATAAATTTGGTGTTGGAAAATCTCTTCTTAAAGCAAAGCTATATCCTAAGATAAAACAAAATGTTTTCGATCAAATTGTTTATAAATTCATCTGCGAAAATGAAATAAAAAAATATAAAGAATACTTAAGTTTAAATGATTTTGAAATAAATAAAGATAAAATTTTCCAAAATGTTGAGAAAACTTTAGTAAATACTTATAAAAAAGCAGAATTTGATTTTGTGAGACTTAGTGAAATAAACTTTAATAAAGATGAAAATATAGTAAAAGATGTACTAAATATTTTAATAGATGAGGAAAAAATAGTGAAAATAAATGAAGAGATGTTTACACTAAAATCTCTTATGGATAAAGCAGAAGTGATAGTTCGTGAGAAATTAGAACAAGATAATTTAATTACTATTTCACAACTTAGAGACGCCCTAAATACATCTAGAAAAAGTGCTAAGCCAATGCTTGAATACTTTGATAATATGAAGATTACAAGAAAAAACGGTTCAGAAAGTGAAAGGGTGGCATATTAA
- the selA gene encoding L-seryl-tRNA(Sec) selenium transferase has product MNKNMLFRNIPKVDVLLEKTEIISLIEKYHRDVVVDAIREEIDKLRSFIKENDDMNLIEEKINNLVESIILNLRKVYSYNLRKVINGTGTILHTNLGRAIISKKHADYLSEVVTNYSNLEYNLEEGKRGERYSHFEKLICKITGAECAMAVNNNAAAVMLVLSSMAENKEVIVSRGELVEVGGKFRIPDVMKSSKADLVEIGTTNKTHLEDYEDAITENTGAFLKVHTSNFKILGFTENVSIDELCKLGKEKDIPVIEDIGSGVLVDLSKYGLEYEPTVQDSIKAGVDIVSFSGDKLLGGPQAGIIVGKKQYIDKMKKNPLTRAFRIDKFTATILEMIFHEYLNEEDAIKNIPALSLITKDIKEIEKSANKLYGKLNDIKDVAHVEIEDTLSQIGGGSLPAERIKSKCVTILPKNISTATLEERLRFGENPVVGRISEDKLILDMRTVLEDEIEILSQKIVDVLK; this is encoded by the coding sequence ATGAATAAAAATATGTTATTTAGAAATATACCTAAAGTTGATGTACTATTAGAAAAAACTGAAATTATAAGTCTAATAGAAAAATATCATAGAGATGTGGTTGTAGATGCTATTAGGGAAGAAATAGATAAACTTAGAAGTTTTATAAAAGAAAATGATGATATGAATTTGATTGAAGAAAAGATAAACAATCTAGTAGAAAGTATTATTTTGAATTTGCGAAAAGTTTACTCATATAACTTAAGAAAGGTTATAAATGGAACAGGAACTATACTTCATACAAACTTAGGCAGAGCCATAATTTCAAAAAAACATGCTGATTATCTTAGTGAAGTTGTGACAAACTATTCTAACTTGGAGTATAACTTGGAAGAAGGTAAAAGAGGAGAACGTTACTCTCATTTTGAAAAATTAATTTGTAAAATAACTGGTGCAGAATGTGCCATGGCAGTAAATAATAATGCAGCGGCTGTAATGCTTGTTTTATCATCTATGGCAGAAAACAAAGAAGTTATAGTTTCTAGAGGTGAACTTGTTGAAGTTGGAGGTAAGTTTAGAATTCCAGATGTAATGAAAAGTTCCAAGGCAGATTTAGTTGAAATAGGAACAACAAATAAAACTCATTTGGAAGATTACGAAGACGCCATTACTGAAAATACAGGAGCCTTCTTAAAAGTTCATACGAGTAATTTTAAAATATTAGGATTTACTGAAAATGTATCTATAGATGAACTTTGTAAATTAGGAAAAGAAAAAGATATACCAGTTATAGAGGATATAGGAAGTGGAGTTTTAGTTGATCTTAGTAAGTATGGATTAGAATACGAGCCTACAGTGCAAGATTCCATAAAAGCAGGTGTAGATATAGTTTCTTTCTCAGGAGACAAGCTCCTAGGAGGGCCTCAGGCTGGAATTATTGTTGGAAAGAAGCAATATATCGATAAGATGAAGAAAAATCCTCTTACGAGGGCTTTTAGAATAGATAAATTTACTGCAACAATACTTGAAATGATATTCCACGAGTATTTAAACGAAGAAGATGCTATAAAAAACATACCAGCGCTTTCACTTATAACTAAAGATATAAAAGAAATAGAAAAAAGTGCAAATAAATTATATGGAAAATTAAATGATATAAAAGACGTAGCACATGTGGAAATAGAAGACACCCTGTCTCAAATAGGGGGAGGATCTTTACCAGCAGAAAGAATAAAAAGTAAATGTGTAACCATACTTCCTAAAAATATATCAACAGCAACACTAGAAGAAAGACTAAGATTTGGAGAAAATCCAGTTGTAGGGAGAATAAGTGAAGACAAGCTGATATTAGATATGAGAACAGTATTGGAAGATGAAATAGAGATATTATCACAAAAAATTGTTGATGTTTTAAAGTAA